GTATCCTGCGCTGCGTGGATGAGCCCAGCTCGGCGATCGCGCACGGACGACCGTAGCGATTCCGGTCTGTCACTGCAAAGAGTCGGGGGACGAAGATGGCCGATCCAGAAGCGTAATCAATTTTAGATCAGTTCCAACATCTTCGGATTATCTGTGTAAACCGGTGGGGGGGCTAATTCTGGGAAGGACAGGAAGCATCTTATTTGGGCATGGGCGCGCTCCAGTCCTCACCTGGTCATCCGGAATTCGGTGATCTGGCGGAAAAGACTGGCTGTGAGTTGGCATCTTTATTATCTGTAATGCCTTTAAGCACTTCTGCTTTAAAAGGAGGGCTGAAAGCAAACATCTGGATTATAATCTAGACCACCCGACTGTTGTATCATAGCAACACACGGTACTTTCTTATAATCTCATGTATGAGTGATTATAAAAACAGTCCAGGACGGTTAGGAAGAATAATTCAGGAGGAAAAATCCTGAATGAGTAATCTTACCTAATAAACACGCCGGGGATTGGATTTAATAAAGCATCAGTGGAgcttcttttatttctgtataccacaacaacaacaacaacaacaacatccaccTGTAGCCAAAGAGGAGACAGGTGGAGGTGGTTGTCATGACAAAGACGTGTGTTTTCCATAAAGTTTGAATATCCAGGTGCCTTTAAAGCCTAAACTGGAGGCCTTAAAGGCACCCTGGACCCTAACCTGTTGATCCCAGTCAGGTGTCTCTTGGTCGGGCTTTTACGCCGACGACGCTGTgtataacaataacaacaataacaacaataacaataaaggtCGTCTCTCTCGTTTTCAGTTTCATTCGAGCAGATCGGAGTCTTGCACAAAAGATTCAAGCAGTTGAGCCACAACGGGGAAACTCTCCGGTAGGTCTGGTTTGTGTGACGTTTAAATCCAGACGTGTGAATCTTATCTAAATCTTCACATAACAAAATCAACGTCATGAAACGTGTTTAGAACTGAACCGGCCTAACAGGCTTTTGTCAACGCAAAGCTCTTAGTCGGTCGGCACCGTGTGCACGACGCACTTCCACTCCTTAAAGTCGTCTCCCAACTCTACGCAGAAGAGAACACTTGAATGAAATCCCGGATCTGGCGTGTAATCCCATTCGCTCGCAGATCATCGAGGCCTTCTTTGACCGAAGGTACGGCAGCGACTGTTTGCTCATGGGCAGCTGCCTTTAACGCTGCAGCTTTAAGTGTGACCATGTTGTGGGTTCCTCACCCCGACAGGAACCTCCATCAGAACGGTGAAGGCGTGATCGAGGAGATCGGCTTCGAGGAGTTCCTGGTGGTCATGTCCCATTTCCGGCCCCCGCCTGTCTACATGACAGCGGAGCAGCGCAACAGCGTCAGGAGGGAGAAACTGAGATGTGCGTTCGAAATCTAAAACAAATCACATCACCGCGTGCGCTGCACATCTGGATGTTACAACCCGCTGCGCCTTTCTCTGCAGTTCTGTTCAACATGCACGACACGGACAACGACGGGACGATCACCCTGGAGGAATACCGACACGTGAGCCTCCCGTCGCTtctgttttaacatttttaaaaaaaaatcatcattaAATCGGTCGAAATGCCCACGTTTaacccttcaagtggacaaaaatgtcatttagtCATTTGTAAATGTCTCTTTGTACTTATTAGTCTCTAAATCTCATGGAGTTCCACTAAGTCACGTTCAACatttcaggattttaacccAGTTTGAACACATCTGGGTGCCGAAGGGTCAGGGGGTCAGATACAGGGTCAAATAATGGATTTTCATGCTGAAAATTGTGATTTACATGGATTACACagtcaaactagaaaagcattcggaGAGCATAAACCTCCACCAAGCGGCTCATTCCCCAccgaactggatttacaccgtccacatggtgatccggatcatcatcaaaaggttctagatggttcttggtTTCGTTAAACCCGAACCATGaaaaagtctccattataagtaaatggggaaaaacctgatttcttttgtatccagaccaagacccatcttcagattatttttttccagtaaCTTACCAAACGGCATCAGGAACAGAACCTTCTTGGCGAGGTAAAAATGGGTTTTCATGCTGAAAGTTGAGGCTTTGAAATTTTGATTCCACGCCTGTCCAGGTGGTGGAGGAGCTGTTGTCTCGCAGCGGGGCGTTGGGCAAGGAGACAGCCAAGAGCATCGCCGATGCCGCCATGTTGGAGGTGGCCGGTATTTCAATGGGTCACATGGTACGTCTACTGTCAGGACGCCATTAAGACGGTCGGCACATATTCAGTAACGTCATGCTTTCACACGCAGGAGCCAGACGAATTCTACGAGGGAATCACATTTGAGCATTTCCTCAAGGTTGGTACGCATCAGATGAAACTGATAAATAGAAAAGTTCTCATTTAAAAAGAATTTTAATTCATGTGTACaatcttgttgttttttttagctgctgAGTGAATTTGATATTGAAGCCAGAATGAACATTCGCTTTTTGAATATGGATACAGCAACACTATGTAAGTGAAGCGTACACACTAAACTGATCTGACTTCGGATGCTTGGGTCTAAATAGTAAATGCCTTTTCTTCCTTACTCTTGTTTGAATAACTATGCAATGAAAACACGCATACTGCAGTTGTACCAATAAAGGCCTCGGCTTGTTAGTAGTTCACCATGCAGGACCCAGAACTCATGTACGGCTCTGCATGTAATTATAGATGCTTGAAGAacctttgaaaatgtaaatgcaataacttaaaaaaaaaaaaaaaatcagggatataaatatgttttttggtAATAGTGATGCAACAGTCTGAAATGACCTTTGTTCATGGAACAGAATTGACGCTGTGCGCACAATCAAACTTACTACCGGTAAACTGATCTCACTTCAGTTTACGGcgaggttaaaaaaaaggaagtggGAGTGCTGTCATGCAAAATTAAATGCCTACAAACCTACACAACAATTATGTGTGCATTCTTTGTTATCGGTAAAACAACTTTCATAACGCACTGATGAAAACATTACTGCAGTATGAAATCACTTTCCAatctttatataaaaaaaaatatatatatacacttaaacataaacataaaatacCTAAAACTAGTGTAATaattcattttggttggggAATACGGAGCTGATCCAGAAAAATAAGAACGCAAATAAATGGAAGTGTTCAAAACAATCAAGTTTATTAAGGGAGAAAGTTAAACTTCTAAACACCAAATAAACTGACATGAACACAAAGGAATTACAAGAAGAAAGGCAGAATGTTTGGCAATCATTCCCATTGAACAAAACAGAGTGGAAACACAGACGAAATACACTTGGAGCGGAGACAATGGGAAACAGGTGGTGCAGGGAGGCGGAGCCAATCAACAGGTGGAAACAATCAGACGTGGCCGCAGAGAAAAGcat
The nucleotide sequence above comes from Brachionichthys hirsutus isolate HB-005 chromosome 19, CSIRO-AGI_Bhir_v1, whole genome shotgun sequence. Encoded proteins:
- the tescb gene encoding tescalcin b; amino-acid sequence: MGALQSSPGHPEFGDLAEKTGFSFEQIGVLHKRFKQLSHNGETLRREHLNEIPDLACNPIRSQIIEAFFDRRNLHQNGEGVIEEIGFEEFLVVMSHFRPPPVYMTAEQRNSVRREKLRFLFNMHDTDNDGTITLEEYRHVVEELLSRSGALGKETAKSIADAAMLEVAGISMGHMEPDEFYEGITFEHFLKLLSEFDIEARMNIRFLNMDTATLCK